A window from Festucalex cinctus isolate MCC-2025b chromosome 4, RoL_Fcin_1.0, whole genome shotgun sequence encodes these proteins:
- the greb1 gene encoding protein GREB1 isoform X4, whose protein sequence is MGNSYAGQLRTTRFEEVLHNSIEASLRSNIVVPRPVFSQLYLEAEQPLAHNGRAENDDEDDEDGSESNSPPIPYQMKPPPEGCCTTDGFCQAGRDLRLSSLASDSLDVLPGFMLIGLKSPSLPENLLVGAVDHRFLPDERGHNALLGFSGYCMGCGEKGFRYFTDFANHINLKLSTQPKKQKHLKFHLYQNNQGVLVKGSPICWRGHDGRIRQMSSSLSEAHATSDEQPLSVALMHSSHAAGSFAASSHANGVPQISDTSHPLTNGIHASSSSAQPVINHSGPGRPSGLPTNAGPPKKRHKGWSPESTSNGLLENTGKTTPSSSVLPSSTVTANGARLDASATQSSSQRSLTTLSPSGLSVAVPDQLLHTCGLQPVIFKGHGPLPQLTGNFTEVLVSSLLQSCYLSSQTLPRVYQHYGPSPIQPLSTEMQILLTVYYLVQLGPEQVPLIEDLEQIFMRSWRESHLSEIRQNQQPQTTATQGRHYGIEAPPALPGLPQHLGLAPQQPLTPSQLPWLAQLAASSCGEGVVVLGEQVGTLAQGLQQMFSKLMEGRFENTNYIVVIVTASGHETQSCVVVTGKHQCRALAENMFSPNDGLREINHQLSSGEAQELIQFCSSLGQDGDMDSLLDSATLDSNEPSPLSSSQESTEEKSVKNTHSPKDSHSPKNRILPPKETCSEYSVEWRDIRPIQLAVARKLLSHVCAIADSSTQNLDLVSFDRVNFLILVPPSEVTFQQTVLHLWSSGVLQELGSLEQDCMSQREAERYVVKMDQSAQVRVDSLIQEAHSNSYTLYILVHDHAHWDVSSATYCNTDSGLGLVDQLLNSRKVRDAPNILILHVTSFPFALQTQFTRISPYNEIHWPSSFSNDVDLYHERTRYFGVPELLESTRSGSSLPLMRCDSSFESMASALEERFPKLHSAVIRTTVLIHHYCAALMAVSGRIGGSHNLHKHTSVETLGIVQALLSAAQQCPAHHGHMILLRIPSLALAAWAHRRLSRVRRQLGLEESFEIILGNPSQPLNVGHSFIDQIKLWLKIQEADWVPRTYLELEALPCILILSGAEPQGESLPRSLKYCDLRVISCSYLQRTTLEQELGLAAYLLKAESRSPHNQGTGSDLLESDAEKLSSTDNEEEENQENGKSSPASSNQPLQSSPDIGALEPFPSQSSTSTSPNAPKSTVDTTSSPSRAQLPPPPPQLSLQSSFLYPQPSFHHPSHSIAQAYSLAQPIFQPHILSQNQTTSQPYFQTLPQQLVSHPPPQPLAPVRPRRHPSKSTSSSSSSPRASSPHLSCSWARGVSRPPSVLLPRSLYDIITANDGSGLPRCTSFLPHMSVAWASSFRPLLSKMMTCTEQSLYYRQWTVPRPYHMDSSNRTEGRSDNFHPRRLLLSGPPQVGKTGAYLHFLGILSRMLIRLMEVDIYNEEEINFNVQLDGVQYTPANAVWPDPDVMKTLPFDYTVHDPKYDDISLVYCPGYRPASDANPVHQEEVCLRRRTTRIKLSKYAAFNTYHHCEQCHLYLGFNPRYQMYESTLHAFTFTHLLLGEEIQLYFIIPKSKEHYFSFNQPGGQLEGMRLPLAADRSPDRIKSPIFTPTTGRHEHGLFNLYHAMDGASHLHILVVKEYEMAVYKKYWPNHILLVLPPVFNGAGIGAAHFLIKELSYHNLELERSRRQEGSGPTTDVWPFIILADDSCVMWNVVDFDARSGPVEHAVSLKQVLQHMEGCPDLAHYGLCGIRKWSSRVLAGPNHREPFSRGHLHDFLLLNVDRSQNVQYDQNRFTCHDVDFTLRLHSAGLLVCRFNNFSVMKKQIAIGGYRTFIIKAKMTDVPTSVGASQYVCAPDSKHLFLATPAQLLLEKYLQHTSHKLFPLSTNNYEHPVLSVDCYINLGPERM, encoded by the exons ATGGGGAACTCGTATGCGGGCCAGCTGCGGACCACGCGCTTTGAGGAGGTCCTTCACAACTCTATTGAAGCATCGCTGAGGTCCAACATTGTGGTGCCGCGGCCAGTTTTCTCCCAACTCTATCTGGAGGCAGAGCAGCCATTGGCACATAACG GCCGCGCAGAGAacgatgatgaggatgatgaagatGGCTCAGAATCTAACAGTCCTCCAATCCCTTATCAGATGAAACCCCCACCTGAGGGATGCTGCACCACAGACG GCTTCTGTCAGGCAGGCAGGGATCTGCGTCTGtcatcactggcatcagactccTTGGATGTGTTGCCGGGATTCATGCTGATCGGGTTGAAGTCCCCCTCCCTTCCCGAGAACCTGCTGGTGGGTGCCGTCGACCATCGTTTCCTGCCGGATGAACGGGGTCACAACGCTCTGCTGG GCTTCTCAGGGTATTGCATGGGCTGCGGAGAAAAGGGCTTCCGCTACTTCACAGACTTCGCCAACCACATTAACCTGAAACTCAGCACCCAGCCAAAGAAACAAAAGCACTTAAAGTTCCATCTGTACCAAAACAACCAAGGTGTGCTGGTGAAAGGATCTCCCATCTGCTGGAGGGGGCACG ATGGCCGAATCAGACAGATGAGTTCGAGTCTCTCAGAGGCTCATGCGACATCGGATGAGCAGCCATTAAGTGTGGCGTTGATGCATTCCTCACACGCAGCTGGCAGCTTTGcag CATCATCCCACGCAAATGGCGTTCCTCAAATCTCCGATACGTCGCACCCATTGACAAATGGCATCCATGCCAGCTCTTCAAGCGCGCAGCCGGTGATAAATCATTCCGGACCGGGGAGACCGTCAG GGTTGCCAACGAATGCTGGACCCCCCAAAAAGAGACATAAGGGTTGGTCCCCTGAATCGACTTCAAATGGTTTGTTAGAAAACACAGGGAAGACGACACCATCTTCATCAGTGTTGCCGTCATCAACAGTTACCGCAAATGGAGCCAGATTAG ATGCCTCTGCCACACAGAGTTCCTCACAGAGGTCCTTAACCACACTTTCTCCCTCTGGGCTGTCTGTAGCTGTGCCTGATCAGCTGTTACACACTTGCGGACTACAACCTGTCATCTTTAAAG GTCATGGCCCTCTCCCTCAGCTGACTGGCAATTTTACTGAAGTGCTCGTCAGCTCTCTTCTGCAGagttgttacctgagctctcAGACCCTCCCTAGGGTCTACCAACACTATGGACCATCACCCATTCAGCCACTGTCTACTGAGATGCAGATTCTTCTCACGGTCTACTACCTTGTTCAGCTTG GTCCCGAGCAGGTGCCCCTGATTGAAGACTTGGAGCAAATATTCATGAGGTCATGGAGGGAGTCCCACCTCAGTGAAATCAGACAGAATCAACAACCTCAAACAACAGCCACCCAAGGGAGGCACTACGGAATTGAG GCACCTCCTGCCCTTCCAGGGCTCCCTCAGCATCTTGGCTTAGCACCACAGCAGCCTCTGACGCCCAGCCAGCTTCCTTGGCTCGCCCAGCTGGCTGCGTCGTCCTGCGGAGAGGGGGTGGTGGTTTTGGGGGAGCAAGTGGGAACTTTGGCTCAGGGCCTTCAGCAGATGTTTAGCAAGTTGATGGAGGGACGGTTCGAAAACACAAACTACATCGTCGTCATTGTGACCGCTTCCGGGCATGAAACACAGTCCTGTGTGGTAGTCACAG GTAAACACCAGTGTCGAGCCTTGGCAGAAAATATGTTCTCTCCCAATGACGGTTTACGAGAAATTAACCACCAGCTTTCATCTGGTGAAGCCCAGGAGCTCATCCAGTTCTGCAGTTCGCTTGGACAAG ATGGTGATATGGATTCCCTGCTGGACAGCGCAACCTTGGACAGCAACGAGCCATCTCCCTTATCCAGCAGTCAGGAATCGACAGAGGAAAAGAGtgtgaaaaacacacacagtccGAAAGACTCACACAGCCCTAAAAATAGAATTCTGCCTCCTAAGGAAACTTGTTCAG AGTACTCTGTGGAATGGCGGGATATACGACCCATCCAGCTAGCGGTAGCCAGAAAGCTGCTGTCTCACGTTTGCGCCATAGCCGACTCCAGCACACAGAACCTGGACCTCGTGTCCTTTGACAGGGTCAACTTCCTCATCCTGGTCCCTCCCTCCGAGGTCACCTTTCAACAGACTGTACTCCACCTGTGGAGCTCTG GTGTTCTTCAAGAACTCGGAAGTCTCGAACAAGATTGCATGTCGCAGCGGGAAGCCGAGCGCTACGTGGTCAAGATGGATCAAAGCGCTCAAGTGCGAGTCGACAGCCTGATACAGGAAGCACACAGCAACTCCTACACGCTTTACATCCTGGTCCATGACCACGCCCACTGGGACGTCAGCAG CGCCACTTACTGTAACACAGACTCTGGTTTGGGTCTCGTGGACCAGCTACTGAATTCCAGAAAGGTCAGAGATGCTCCAAACATCCTGATTCTTCATGTTACATCCTTCCCGTTTGCTCTGCAGACTCAATTCACACGCATCAGCCCCTATAACGAGATCCACTGGCCCTCTTCGTTCAGTAAT GATGTGGACCTGTACCATGAGAGAACACGCTATTTTGGCGTGCCAGAGCTTTTAGAGTCGACACGCTCGGGAAGCAGCCTGCCTCTGATGCGATGCGACTCTTCTTTCGAGAGCATGGCATCGGCCCTGGAGGAAAG ATTCCCAAAGCTGCACAGCGCTGTGATCCGCACTACAGTTCTAATCCACCACTACTGCGCAGCGCTGATGGCTGTTTCGGGAAGAATCGGCGGCTCACACAATCTTCACAAACACACGTCTGTGGAGACGCTGGGCATCGTGCAGGCGCTGCTCAGTGCCGCCCAGCAATGCCCCGCCCACCACGGTCACATGATCCTACTGAGGATCCCCTCCCTGGCGCTGGCAGCCTGGGCGCATCGGCGGCTGTCTCGAGTGAGGAGACAGCTGGGTCTGGAAGAGAGCTTTGAGATCATATTGGGGAATCCGAGCCAACCTCTGAATGTTGGACACAGCTTTATTGATCAGATTAAG CTATGGCTAAAAATCCAAGAAGCTGACTGGGTTCCTCGTACCTACCTGGAACTTGAGGCTCTTCCCTGCATTCTCATCCTGTCGGGAGCTGAACCTCAAGGAGAATCACTTCCCAG GTCACTCAAGTACTGTGACCTCCGAGTGATAAGCTGCTCCTATCTGCAACGTACCACACTTGAACAAGAGTTGGGACTAGCAGCATACCTGCTGAAGGCGGAGTCTCGGTCGCCGCACAACCAggggacaggaagtgacctgctgGAGAGTGATGCGGAAAAACTCAGCAGCACCGacaatgaggaagaggagaatcAGGAAAACGGTA AAAGCTCCCCTGCGTCCTCCAACCAGCCACTCCAGTCCAGCCCAGATATTGGAGCATTAGAGCCGTTCCCTAGCCAGAGCAGCACATCGACGTCTCCAAATGCCCCAAAGAGCACAGTGGACACCACCTCGTCTCCTTCGCGGGCTCAgcttcctccccctcctcctcaacTTTCTCTCCAGTCTTCATTTTTATACCCTCAACCTTCATTTCATCACCCGAGCCACTCTATAGCCCAAGCGTACTCCCTGGCCCAACCCATTTTCCAGCCACACATTCTGAGTCAGAACCAAACCACCTCCCAACCTTACTTCCAAACACTCCCACAGCAACTTGTCTCCCACCCGCCACCCCAACCGCTGGCCCCTGTCCGGCCTCGTCGTCACCCTTCCAAATCCACCTCTTCTAGCTCCTCGTCCCCCCGAGCCTCGTCCCCTCATCTGAGCTGCTCGTGGGCGCGGGGGGTGAGTCGCCCACCTTCCGTGCTCCTCCCCCGCTCGCTCTACGACATCATCACAGCCAACGATGGCAGCGGTCTGCCGCGATGTACCTCCTTCCTGCCGCATATGTCGGTAGCATGGGCGAGCAGCTTCAG GCCTTTGCTGAGTAAGATGATGACGTGCACGGAACAGTCGCTGTACTACCGGCAGTGGACGGTCCCCCGCCCTTACCACATGGACAGCAGCAATCGCACCGAAGGACGCAGCGACAACTTTCACCCCCGCAGGCTCCTCCTCAGCGGACCCCCACAG GTGGGTAAGACAGGCGCGTACCTGCACTTTCTGGGTATTCTGTCTCGGATGCTGATCAGGCTGATGGAGGTGGATATCTACAATGAAGAGGAAATCAACTTCA aTGTCCAGTTAGACGGGGTTCAGTACACACCAGCCAATGCCGTGTGGCCGGATCCGGACGTTATGAAGACTTTACCCTTTGACTACACAGTCCATGACCCCAAATATGATGACATCAGCTTAGTGTACTGCCCTGGATATAGGCCAGCTTCTGATG CCAACCCTGTGCACCAGGAGGAAGTGTGCCTCAGGAGACGCACAACCAGGATCAAACTGTCCAAATACGCCGCCTTTAACACTTATCACCATTGTGAACAGTGTCACCTGTACTTGGGCTTCAACCCCAGATACCAG ATGTACGAGTCTACGCTGCATGCTTTCACATTCACCCATCTGCTGCTTGGAGAAGAAATCCAGCTCTACTTCATCATCCCCAAGTCCAAAGAGCACTACTTCAGTTTCAACCAACCGGGAGGCCAGCTGGAGGGAATGCGGCTGCCTCTTGCTGCAGACCGG AGCCCAGACCGCATCAAGAGTCCAATCTTCACTCCAACCACGGGGCGCCATGAGCACGGTCTCTTCAACCTTTACCACGCGATGGACGGAGCCTCACATCTCCACATCCTGGTGGTCAAAGAGTACGAAATGGCCGTCTACAAGAAGTACTGGCCCAACCACATCCTGCTGGTCTTGCCTCCTGTCTTCAATGGGGCTGGCATAG GAGCTGCTCACTTCCTGATCAAGGAGCTGTCGTACCACAATCTGGAGCTGGAGCGCAGTCGTCGGCAGGAGGGCAGCGGGCCCACCACCGACGTTTGGCCCTTCATCATCCTGGCGGATGACTCGTGCGTGATGTGGAACGTAGTCGACTTCGACGCACGCAG TGGCCCAGTGGAACACGCCGTGTCGCTGAAGCAGGTGTTGCAGCACATGGAAGGCTGCCCAGACCTGGCCCACTACGGCCTGTGTGGAATCAGGAAGTGGAGCAGTCGTGTTCTCGCAG